From Burkholderia pseudomultivorans, the proteins below share one genomic window:
- a CDS encoding serine hydrolase domain-containing protein: MTIPVKPLIRRGLAVALVAALGYAGYMLSRLAPIATGYAAKALCSGVFVSGRPAASVIDIDIMAGVHPLLKLVRPSIDAEHHRARATFAGFAERDAEFRPGLGCTLVLGPSPGALPAALPPLPDPPPDDPPPARSGPPAAPPAGVDARKLRTALDRAFDEPDPARPRRTRAVVVMWRGQVIAERYAPGFTADTPLPGWSMTKSVTAALIGTLVAQHRLSPDASALLPEWRGRGDPRAAITLDELLRMTSGLHFNEDYDDPLSDVAVMLFTQADTARFAAAMPLVAPPGTQWYYSSGTTEIVARVMRDALGGGEDALSFPRRALFAPLGMRSAVFEPDAAGTLAGASFMYASARDWARFGQLLLQDGVWNGQRRLPEGWVRYMASATPLSPRQEFGAHLWVKVPEPFNDRDPHARAMPADAFHAVGHEGQFVSVVPSRQLVVVRLGLSRPESAWNHEAFLARVLDALPPAGG; this comes from the coding sequence ATGACGATCCCCGTCAAACCGTTGATTCGACGCGGCCTTGCGGTCGCGCTCGTCGCCGCGCTCGGCTATGCCGGCTACATGCTGTCGCGGCTCGCCCCGATCGCCACCGGCTATGCGGCCAAGGCGCTGTGTTCCGGCGTGTTCGTATCGGGCCGGCCGGCCGCCTCGGTGATCGACATCGACATCATGGCCGGCGTGCATCCGCTGCTGAAGCTGGTGCGGCCGTCGATCGATGCCGAACATCATCGCGCCCGCGCCACCTTCGCCGGCTTCGCCGAACGCGACGCCGAATTCCGCCCCGGCCTCGGCTGCACGCTCGTGCTCGGGCCGTCGCCCGGTGCGCTGCCGGCCGCGCTGCCGCCGCTCCCCGATCCGCCGCCCGACGATCCGCCGCCGGCCCGCTCCGGGCCGCCTGCCGCGCCGCCTGCCGGCGTCGACGCGCGCAAGCTGCGGACGGCGCTCGACCGCGCATTCGACGAGCCCGATCCGGCGCGACCGCGCCGCACGCGCGCGGTCGTCGTGATGTGGCGCGGCCAGGTGATCGCCGAGCGCTATGCGCCCGGCTTCACCGCCGACACGCCGCTGCCCGGCTGGTCGATGACGAAGAGCGTGACGGCCGCGCTGATCGGCACACTCGTCGCGCAGCACCGGCTGTCGCCGGACGCGTCGGCGCTGCTGCCCGAATGGCGCGGCCGCGGCGACCCGCGCGCGGCCATCACGCTCGACGAACTGCTGCGGATGACGAGCGGCCTGCACTTCAACGAGGACTACGACGACCCGCTGTCCGATGTCGCCGTGATGCTGTTCACGCAAGCCGATACCGCGCGCTTCGCGGCGGCCATGCCGCTCGTCGCGCCGCCCGGCACGCAGTGGTACTACTCGAGCGGCACGACCGAGATCGTCGCGCGCGTGATGCGCGACGCGCTGGGCGGCGGGGAAGACGCCCTATCGTTCCCGCGGCGCGCGCTGTTCGCGCCGCTCGGGATGCGCAGCGCCGTGTTCGAGCCCGATGCGGCCGGCACGCTGGCCGGCGCGTCGTTCATGTATGCGAGCGCGCGCGACTGGGCGCGCTTCGGGCAACTTCTGCTGCAGGACGGCGTATGGAACGGACAGCGGCGGCTGCCGGAGGGCTGGGTGCGCTACATGGCGAGCGCGACGCCGCTGTCGCCGCGGCAGGAATTCGGCGCGCATCTGTGGGTCAAGGTGCCGGAACCGTTCAACGATCGCGATCCGCATGCGCGCGCGATGCCGGCCGACGCGTTTCATGCGGTCGGTCACGAAGGACAGTTCGTCAGCGTGGTGCCGAGCCGGCAGCTGGTGGTCGTGCGGCTCGGGCTGTCGCGTCCCGAATCCGCGTGGAATCACGAGGCGTTTCTCGCGCGCGTGCTCGACGCACTGCCGCCGGCCGGCGGATAA
- a CDS encoding HIT family protein has protein sequence MSYDNNNPFAKILRGELPCVKVAEDDATVAIMDLMPQADGHVLVIPKEPAAQIFDLSGDAAAASIRMTQRVAAAVRAALEPDGMFIGQFNGAAAGQTVAHVHFHVIPRSEGVELRMHARDMADAATLESIAQRIRAHFV, from the coding sequence ATGTCCTACGACAACAACAACCCGTTCGCAAAAATCCTGCGCGGCGAACTGCCATGCGTGAAGGTCGCCGAAGACGACGCGACGGTCGCGATCATGGACCTGATGCCGCAGGCCGACGGCCACGTGCTCGTGATCCCGAAGGAGCCCGCGGCACAGATCTTCGACCTGTCCGGCGATGCGGCCGCGGCGAGCATCCGCATGACGCAGCGCGTCGCGGCGGCGGTGCGCGCGGCGCTCGAACCGGACGGCATGTTCATCGGCCAGTTCAACGGCGCGGCGGCGGGCCAGACGGTCGCGCACGTGCACTTCCACGTGATTCCGCGCTCGGAAGGCGTCGAACTGCGGATGCATGCGCGCGACATGGCCGATGCGGCGACGCTCGAATCGATCGCGCAGCGTATCCGCGCGCATTTCGTGTAA
- a CDS encoding methyltransferase family protein: MTLTPKMAILSSVSTLVYLGLAVLGIGGFAAFFSHPPLVVIVVATLAMAVVAMFTEGNLSAGERESRDNRWVLAAFALLGLLLAYLPALTDRLDFWTFDGDTLRWIGVVLYVAGGALRIWPVFVLGKRFSGLVAIQPGHALVTDGIYRRIRNPSYLGLLVNSVGWAFAFRSGVGVLLVALMLVPLVARIRAEEALLRAHFGGEYEAYCARTWRLVPGLY, translated from the coding sequence ATGACCCTCACGCCCAAGATGGCGATCCTGTCGAGCGTGTCCACGCTCGTCTACCTCGGGCTCGCCGTGCTCGGCATCGGCGGGTTCGCGGCCTTCTTCTCCCATCCGCCGCTGGTCGTCATCGTCGTCGCGACGCTGGCGATGGCCGTCGTCGCGATGTTCACCGAAGGCAACCTGAGCGCCGGCGAGCGCGAAAGCCGCGACAACCGCTGGGTGCTCGCGGCATTCGCGCTGCTCGGATTGCTGCTCGCGTACCTGCCCGCGCTGACCGACCGGCTCGATTTCTGGACGTTCGACGGCGATACGCTGCGATGGATCGGCGTGGTGCTGTATGTCGCGGGCGGCGCGCTGCGCATCTGGCCGGTGTTCGTGCTCGGCAAGCGCTTCAGCGGGCTCGTCGCGATCCAGCCCGGCCATGCGCTGGTGACGGACGGCATCTACCGCCGCATCCGCAATCCGAGCTATCTCGGCCTGCTCGTCAATTCGGTCGGCTGGGCGTTTGCGTTCCGCTCGGGCGTCGGCGTGCTGCTGGTCGCGCTGATGCTGGTGCCGCTCGTCGCGCGCATCCGTGCCGAGGAGGCGCTGCTGCGCGCTCATTTCGGCGGCGAATACGAGGCCTATTGCGCGCGGACCTGGCGACTGGTTCCCGGCCTGTACTGA
- a CDS encoding bifunctional allantoicase/(S)-ureidoglycine aminohydrolase gives MSKTTYYAPHGGHPPQTDLLTDRAMFTEAYAVIPKGVMRDIVTSWLPFWTNTRLWVIARPLSGFAETFSQYIVEVNPGGGSDKPEQDKNAEAVLFVVEGEAELTLQGGKHVLKPGGYAFIPPGADWTLHNVSDAAVRFHWIRKHYQAVDGIPLPEAFVTNEQDVEPIPMPGTNGAWVTTRFVDMSDMRHDMHVNIVTFEPGGVIPFAETHVMEHGLYVLEGKAVYRLNQDWVEVEAGDFMWLRAFCPQACYSGGPGRFRYLLYKDVNRHMNLTLNPAR, from the coding sequence ATGTCGAAGACAACGTATTACGCGCCGCACGGCGGCCACCCGCCGCAGACCGATCTGCTGACCGATCGCGCGATGTTCACCGAGGCGTACGCGGTCATTCCGAAGGGGGTGATGCGCGACATCGTCACGAGCTGGCTGCCGTTCTGGACCAACACGCGCCTGTGGGTGATCGCGCGTCCGCTGTCGGGCTTCGCCGAGACGTTCTCGCAGTACATCGTCGAAGTGAACCCGGGCGGCGGCAGCGACAAGCCGGAGCAGGACAAGAACGCCGAAGCCGTGCTGTTCGTCGTCGAAGGCGAGGCCGAGCTGACGCTGCAGGGCGGCAAGCACGTGCTGAAGCCGGGCGGCTACGCGTTCATTCCGCCGGGCGCGGACTGGACGCTGCACAACGTCAGCGATGCCGCCGTGCGTTTCCACTGGATCCGCAAGCACTACCAGGCCGTCGACGGCATTCCGCTGCCGGAAGCATTCGTGACGAACGAACAGGACGTCGAGCCGATTCCGATGCCGGGCACCAACGGCGCGTGGGTGACGACGCGTTTCGTCGACATGAGCGACATGCGTCACGACATGCACGTGAACATCGTGACGTTCGAGCCGGGCGGCGTGATTCCGTTCGCCGAAACGCACGTGATGGAGCACGGCCTGTACGTGCTCGAAGGCAAGGCCGTCTATCGCCTGAACCAGGACTGGGTCGAGGTCGAGGCGGGTGACTTCATGTGGCTGCGCGCGTTCTGCCCGCAGGCCTGCTACTCGGGCGGCCCCGGCCGTTTCCGCTACCTGCTGTACAAGGATGTGAACCGCCACATGAACCTGACGCTGAATCCGGCACGCTGA
- a CDS encoding LysR family transcriptional regulator gives MHRTGMTELEVVLALARRSSFRGAALELGMSTTAVSSAVAGLEARLTVRLFNRSTRSVSLTDAGRRYVTRIAPALDEIRSAGEEAGTGSDTPSGTLRVNAPQGAAFLLMEPLFYRYAQRYPDVRIDIVSESRMIDVVAEGFDAGIRLAESVPQDMIAVPLSRDIRMLVVATPDYLKAHGTPRHPRDLLAHRSIGMRMSHGGIYHWELERKGEKLRMDLPVRLALNEMAAIKQAVLLGLGIGFISEWFIDDELKRGALVPVLAPWCPSFGGLRLYYSGHRFVPARLRALIDLVHELRLSEVSWPGSRAG, from the coding sequence ATGCATCGCACCGGTATGACCGAACTGGAAGTGGTCCTCGCCCTCGCGCGCCGCAGCAGCTTTCGCGGCGCGGCGCTGGAGCTGGGCATGTCCACCACGGCGGTAAGCAGCGCCGTAGCCGGACTGGAAGCGCGCCTGACGGTACGCCTGTTCAACCGCTCGACGCGCAGCGTGTCGCTGACCGACGCGGGCCGACGCTATGTGACGCGCATCGCGCCCGCGCTGGATGAAATCCGCAGCGCCGGCGAGGAAGCCGGCACCGGCTCGGACACGCCGAGCGGCACGCTGCGCGTGAACGCGCCGCAAGGCGCGGCGTTCCTGCTGATGGAGCCGCTGTTTTACCGATACGCGCAGCGCTACCCGGACGTGCGCATCGACATCGTCAGCGAGTCGCGGATGATCGACGTCGTCGCCGAAGGATTCGACGCCGGCATCCGGCTGGCCGAGTCGGTGCCGCAGGACATGATCGCCGTGCCGCTGTCGCGCGATATCCGCATGCTGGTGGTGGCGACGCCCGACTACCTGAAGGCCCACGGCACGCCGCGGCATCCGCGCGATCTGCTGGCGCACCGCAGCATCGGCATGCGCATGTCGCACGGCGGCATCTATCACTGGGAGCTCGAGCGCAAGGGCGAGAAGCTGCGCATGGATCTGCCGGTGCGGCTCGCGCTCAACGAAATGGCCGCGATCAAGCAGGCGGTGCTGCTCGGGCTCGGCATCGGCTTCATTTCGGAGTGGTTCATCGACGACGAGCTGAAGCGCGGCGCGCTGGTGCCCGTGCTGGCGCCGTGGTGCCCGTCGTTCGGCGGGCTGAGGCTCTATTACTCGGGGCACCGCTTCGTGCCGGCGCGCTTGCGCGCGCTCATCGACCTCGTCCACGAACTGCGCCTGAGCGAGGTATCGTGGCCCGGCAGCCGGGCCGGATGA
- a CDS encoding aldehyde dehydrogenase family protein, translating into MERIEHIYIDGAFVTPHGRAWFDLHNPSTEQAIGQVRLGDEQDVERAIAAAKAAFPGWSRTTREERIAALTRMHEAVVAREDDLMQAIVTEYGAPSVRCRWMATYPADAILQAIAALESFAFEEQAGTARVIMTPVGVAALITPWNSNAGFICNKLATALAAGCTAVIKPSEMSAMQTQIVAEALHAAGLPEGVFNIVNGRGDVVGEALSRSPDIAKLSFTGSSAVGEHLVRAGAATMKRVTLELGGKSPTVVLDDADFARIMPLVLQAGFANSGQACIAGTRVLVPRSRLDEFEGIAKEAVSRIVSGDPRHADTDIGPMVSARQWERVQNYIRIGQEEGAVLLAGGEGRPKGVQAGWFVKPTLFSRADNRMRIAQEEIFGPVLTIIPYDDDADAIAIANDTRYGLSAVVLGQDHERCERVALQIDAGRVLVNTLAHEPRAPFGGFKHSGLGREMGRWGMSAYLEPKTLLGAAASQGE; encoded by the coding sequence ATGGAACGCATCGAACACATCTACATCGACGGCGCATTCGTGACACCGCACGGCCGGGCGTGGTTCGACCTGCACAACCCGAGCACCGAGCAGGCGATCGGCCAGGTCAGGCTCGGCGACGAGCAGGATGTCGAACGCGCAATCGCCGCGGCCAAGGCCGCATTTCCCGGCTGGTCGCGCACCACGCGGGAGGAACGCATCGCGGCGCTCACGCGCATGCACGAGGCCGTCGTCGCGCGCGAAGACGACCTGATGCAGGCCATCGTGACCGAATACGGCGCGCCTTCCGTGCGCTGCCGCTGGATGGCGACCTATCCGGCGGATGCGATCCTGCAGGCCATCGCCGCGCTCGAATCGTTCGCGTTCGAGGAGCAGGCCGGCACGGCCCGCGTGATCATGACGCCGGTCGGCGTCGCCGCACTGATCACGCCCTGGAACAGCAACGCGGGCTTCATCTGCAACAAGCTCGCGACCGCGCTGGCCGCCGGTTGCACCGCCGTCATCAAGCCCAGCGAGATGAGCGCGATGCAGACGCAGATCGTCGCCGAAGCGCTGCACGCGGCCGGCTTGCCCGAGGGCGTGTTCAATATCGTCAACGGGCGCGGCGACGTGGTCGGCGAGGCACTGTCGCGCAGCCCCGACATCGCGAAGCTCTCGTTTACCGGCTCGTCCGCGGTGGGCGAGCATCTGGTGCGCGCGGGCGCGGCGACGATGAAACGCGTGACGCTCGAGCTGGGCGGCAAGTCGCCCACGGTGGTGCTCGACGATGCGGATTTCGCGCGCATCATGCCGCTCGTTTTGCAGGCGGGATTCGCGAACAGCGGCCAGGCATGTATCGCGGGCACGCGCGTGCTGGTTCCGCGCAGTCGGCTCGACGAGTTCGAGGGCATCGCGAAGGAAGCGGTGTCGCGCATCGTCTCCGGCGATCCGCGCCACGCCGATACCGATATCGGGCCGATGGTCAGCGCAAGGCAATGGGAGCGGGTGCAGAACTACATCCGCATCGGGCAGGAAGAAGGCGCGGTGCTGCTCGCGGGCGGCGAAGGGCGGCCCAAAGGCGTGCAGGCCGGCTGGTTCGTGAAGCCGACGCTGTTCTCGCGCGCCGACAACAGAATGCGCATCGCGCAGGAAGAGATCTTCGGCCCCGTGCTGACCATCATTCCGTACGACGACGATGCCGATGCGATTGCGATCGCCAACGATACGCGCTATGGCCTGAGCGCCGTGGTGCTGGGCCAGGACCACGAACGGTGCGAACGCGTGGCGCTGCAGATCGATGCGGGCCGCGTGCTCGTCAATACGCTCGCCCACGAGCCGCGCGCACCGTTCGGCGGCTTCAAGCATTCGGGGCTCGGCCGCGAAATGGGCCGGTGGGGCATGAGCGCCTATCTGGAGCCGAAGACCTTGCTCGGGGCGGCGGCAAGCCAGGGCGAGTGA
- a CDS encoding penicillin-binding protein 1A, whose product MTDHTASPPPPPAPPRRRRVWRTLAGALLGLTLTCAGIGAWTVHRIWTRLPSVEHLAVYRPALPLRIFARDGELLAEYGVERREFVPLERIPPLMRQALLAAEDAQFYQHGAVDPGGLARATFANLVTRQPGQGGSTITMQVARNFYLTRDKVLSRKLAEILMAYKLEREYSKDKLLELYMNEIYLGERAYGFAAAANVYFGKPLDALSAGEAAVLAGLPKAPSAFNPVVNPARATARRNYVLGRMHALGELDDATYRAAVDAPLALSTTPPPGIVAAPYVAERARRMMVERFHDDAYTLGLDVTTTVSMRDQHAAEAALDRTLRRQPAKRDRLEGALVSLDVATGDMLALVGGADFSRNVFDHALQAYRQPGSSFKPFVYSAALEKGYFPGVLVDDTQRTLTPAETGARPWRPRNFGNDYEGFIAVRRGLVRSKNLVAVSLMQAADARYVQQHAMRFGFDAPRNPASLPLALGAGAVTPLELASAYGVFANGGVRTEPRLILSVKQRHGSVLYDAPAPDGTRVVSARNAFVMDSMLRDVVRAGTARGALALRRDDAAGKTGTSNGSKDVWFAGYSSGVVAVAWLGYDTPRSMGRATGATLALPVWLDYMKAAVDGRTPIDTTPPQDVALVDGDFVYAEYLHGTCTADVPPFIRSRFACGGASVAAASDAGAADSRRGAQTSEPMPAAVDAAERERVLDLFRTED is encoded by the coding sequence ATGACCGACCACACCGCTAGCCCTCCTCCGCCGCCCGCGCCGCCGCGTCGTCGACGCGTATGGCGCACGCTCGCCGGGGCGCTGCTCGGCCTGACGCTCACCTGCGCCGGCATCGGCGCGTGGACCGTCCATCGCATCTGGACGCGGTTGCCGTCCGTCGAGCATCTGGCGGTCTACCGGCCCGCGCTGCCGCTGCGGATCTTCGCGCGCGACGGCGAACTGCTCGCCGAATACGGCGTCGAGCGCCGCGAGTTCGTGCCGCTCGAACGCATCCCGCCGCTGATGCGGCAGGCGCTGCTCGCGGCCGAGGACGCGCAGTTCTACCAGCACGGCGCCGTCGATCCCGGCGGCCTCGCACGCGCGACGTTCGCGAACCTCGTGACGCGGCAGCCGGGGCAGGGCGGCAGTACGATCACGATGCAGGTCGCGCGCAATTTCTACCTGACGCGCGACAAGGTGCTGAGCCGCAAGCTCGCCGAGATCCTGATGGCCTACAAGCTCGAACGCGAATACAGCAAGGACAAGCTGCTCGAGCTGTACATGAACGAGATCTATCTCGGCGAGCGCGCGTACGGTTTTGCGGCGGCCGCGAACGTGTATTTCGGCAAGCCGCTCGACGCATTGAGCGCCGGCGAAGCGGCCGTGCTCGCGGGGCTGCCGAAGGCGCCGTCGGCGTTCAATCCGGTCGTCAACCCGGCGCGCGCGACCGCACGGCGCAACTACGTACTCGGGCGCATGCATGCGCTCGGCGAACTCGACGACGCGACCTATCGGGCGGCCGTCGATGCGCCGCTCGCACTGTCGACCACGCCGCCGCCAGGCATCGTCGCGGCGCCGTACGTCGCCGAACGCGCGCGGCGCATGATGGTCGAGCGTTTCCACGACGACGCTTATACGCTCGGCCTCGACGTGACGACGACGGTGTCGATGCGCGACCAGCACGCGGCCGAAGCCGCGCTCGATCGCACGCTGCGCCGGCAGCCCGCGAAGCGCGACCGGCTCGAAGGCGCGCTGGTGTCGCTCGACGTCGCGACGGGCGACATGCTCGCACTCGTCGGCGGCGCGGATTTCAGCCGCAACGTGTTCGATCATGCGCTGCAGGCGTATCGCCAGCCGGGGTCGAGCTTCAAGCCGTTCGTCTATTCGGCGGCGCTCGAGAAGGGCTATTTCCCGGGCGTGCTGGTCGACGACACGCAGCGCACGCTGACGCCGGCGGAAACCGGTGCGCGGCCGTGGCGCCCGCGCAATTTCGGCAACGATTACGAGGGCTTTATCGCGGTGCGGCGCGGGCTCGTGCGCTCGAAGAACCTCGTCGCGGTCAGCCTGATGCAGGCGGCCGACGCGCGCTACGTGCAGCAGCATGCGATGCGTTTCGGTTTCGACGCGCCGCGCAACCCGGCGTCGCTGCCGCTCGCGCTCGGCGCGGGCGCCGTGACGCCGCTCGAACTCGCGAGCGCCTACGGCGTATTCGCGAACGGCGGCGTGCGGACCGAGCCGCGCCTGATCCTGTCGGTGAAGCAGCGGCACGGCAGCGTGCTGTACGACGCGCCGGCGCCGGACGGCACGCGCGTCGTGTCGGCGCGCAACGCGTTCGTGATGGACAGCATGCTGCGCGACGTCGTGCGCGCCGGCACCGCGCGCGGCGCGCTCGCGCTGCGCCGCGACGACGCGGCCGGCAAGACCGGCACGTCGAACGGCTCGAAGGACGTATGGTTCGCCGGCTATTCGTCGGGCGTCGTCGCGGTCGCATGGCTCGGCTACGACACGCCGCGCTCGATGGGCCGCGCGACCGGCGCGACGCTCGCGTTGCCGGTCTGGCTCGACTACATGAAAGCGGCCGTCGACGGACGCACGCCGATCGACACGACGCCGCCGCAGGACGTCGCGCTCGTCGACGGCGACTTCGTCTACGCCGAATACCTGCACGGCACCTGCACGGCCGATGTGCCGCCGTTCATCCGCAGCCGTTTCGCGTGCGGCGGTGCGTCCGTCGCGGCGGCGTCGGATGCCGGCGCGGCGGACAGCCGTCGCGGCGCGCAGACGAGCGAGCCGATGCCCGCGGCGGTCGATGCGGCCGAACGCGAGCGCGTGCTCGACCTGTTCCGCACCGAGGACTGA
- a CDS encoding trimeric intracellular cation channel family protein, protein MHTLYLIAIVAEAMSGALMGMRRGMDRFGLALVGAVTALGGGTVRDVLLGHYPLGWIAHPEYLVITLVAATVASWAARHVARMKTLFVTVDAIGLAAFTIIGCDIGASTGAASIIVVLAGAITGVCGGMLRDLLCNEMPLILREELYASVAFVTGALYVGMQQLGVDARFATVCALAAGFAMRMLAVRFGWKMRSFGVADVER, encoded by the coding sequence ATGCATACGCTTTATCTGATCGCGATCGTCGCGGAAGCGATGTCGGGCGCGCTGATGGGAATGCGGCGCGGGATGGACCGCTTCGGGCTCGCGCTGGTGGGCGCGGTGACGGCGCTCGGCGGCGGCACCGTGCGCGACGTGCTGCTCGGCCACTATCCGCTCGGCTGGATCGCGCATCCCGAATACCTGGTGATCACGCTGGTCGCGGCGACGGTCGCGTCGTGGGCTGCGCGGCACGTCGCGAGAATGAAGACGCTGTTCGTCACCGTCGACGCGATCGGCCTCGCGGCGTTCACGATCATCGGCTGCGACATCGGTGCATCGACCGGCGCGGCGTCGATCATCGTCGTGCTGGCCGGCGCGATCACGGGCGTGTGCGGCGGGATGCTGCGCGACCTGCTGTGCAACGAGATGCCGCTGATCCTGCGCGAGGAGCTGTATGCGAGCGTCGCGTTCGTGACCGGCGCGCTGTATGTCGGAATGCAGCAGCTCGGCGTCGATGCGCGTTTCGCGACGGTGTGCGCGCTCGCGGCGGGGTTTGCGATGCGGATGCTCGCCGTGCGCTTCGGCTGGAAGATGCGCAGCTTCGGCGTCGCGGACGTCGAGCGTTGA
- a CDS encoding heme ABC transporter ATP-binding protein, whose amino-acid sequence MLTVHHLDVARRHHAILHDLSLSIEPGRVTALLGRNGAGKSTLLKTFAGELTGSVAPNGVRVTGDVTLNGESLARIDAPRLARLRAVLPQAAQPAFPFSVDEIVLLGRYPHARRSGATSRRDRDIAWHALERAGADALVGRDVTTLSGGELARVQFARVLAQLWPADDTEAADDRDAAAPRYLLLDEPTAALDLAHQHRLLDTVRTVAREWRLGVLAIVHDPNLAARHADTIAMLADGTIVAHGAPRDVMTPAHIARCYGFTVKMVETGDGSPPVMVPA is encoded by the coding sequence ATGCTGACCGTCCACCATCTCGACGTCGCGCGTCGACATCACGCGATTCTTCACGACCTGTCGCTGTCGATCGAACCGGGCCGCGTCACCGCGCTGCTCGGCCGCAACGGCGCCGGCAAGAGCACGCTGCTGAAAACCTTCGCCGGCGAGCTGACCGGCAGCGTCGCGCCGAACGGCGTGCGCGTGACGGGCGACGTCACGCTGAACGGCGAATCGCTCGCACGCATCGACGCGCCCCGGCTCGCGCGCCTGCGCGCGGTGCTGCCGCAGGCCGCGCAGCCGGCGTTTCCGTTCAGCGTCGACGAAATCGTGCTGCTCGGCCGCTATCCGCATGCGCGACGCAGCGGCGCAACGTCGCGCCGCGATCGCGACATCGCGTGGCACGCGCTCGAACGCGCGGGCGCCGACGCGCTGGTCGGCCGCGACGTGACGACCTTGTCCGGCGGCGAACTGGCGCGTGTGCAGTTCGCGCGCGTGCTCGCGCAGCTGTGGCCGGCCGACGATACCGAAGCTGCGGACGACCGCGACGCGGCGGCCCCGCGCTACCTGCTGCTCGACGAACCGACCGCCGCCCTCGATCTCGCCCACCAGCACCGGCTGCTCGATACGGTGCGCACGGTCGCGCGCGAATGGCGGCTCGGCGTGCTCGCGATCGTCCACGACCCGAACCTGGCCGCGCGTCACGCGGACACGATCGCGATGCTCGCCGACGGCACGATCGTCGCGCACGGCGCGCCGCGCGACGTGATGACGCCCGCGCATATCGCGCGCTGCTACGGATTCACGGTGAAGATGGTGGAAACCGGCGACGGTTCGCCGCCGGTCATGGTGCCGGCGTGA
- a CDS encoding FecCD family ABC transporter permease — protein sequence MPAHASPFPASSHAGRRGAARLGASRRHAPLALVVLAILVGAMSVVALCVGAYRIPLAEAWAALSGDPAARQARAVLFDIRAPRVALALLVGGGFGAAGAAMQALFRNPLADPGLVGVSSGAALGATTTIVLGPALFAAHVNAAALPIAAFAGALAVAALVYRLAASRGRLALPLLLLAGIAINALAGAAIGLLTFVADDAQLRSLTFWSLGSLGGAQWSALAAVAPCVALGCVLLAREREALNALQLGETEALHLGVPVQRLKRRVLVAVALAIGALVSCAGIIGFIGLVAPHCVRLACGPDQRIVLPGAALLGALLTLAADLAARTVAAPAEIPLGVLTALLGAPFFLALLWKSRGALGG from the coding sequence ATGCCCGCTCATGCTTCTCCGTTTCCCGCGTCGTCGCACGCCGGCCGCCGCGGCGCCGCGCGCCTCGGCGCGTCGCGCCGCCATGCGCCGCTCGCGCTGGTCGTGCTCGCGATCCTCGTCGGCGCGATGTCCGTCGTCGCGCTGTGCGTCGGCGCCTACCGCATTCCGCTGGCCGAAGCGTGGGCCGCGCTGAGCGGCGACCCGGCCGCACGACAGGCGCGCGCGGTACTGTTCGACATCCGCGCGCCGCGCGTCGCACTCGCGCTGCTCGTCGGCGGCGGTTTCGGCGCGGCCGGCGCCGCGATGCAGGCGCTGTTCCGCAATCCGCTCGCCGATCCGGGGCTCGTCGGCGTATCGAGCGGCGCGGCGCTCGGCGCGACGACCACGATCGTGCTCGGCCCCGCGCTGTTCGCCGCGCACGTGAACGCGGCCGCGCTGCCGATCGCCGCGTTTGCCGGCGCGCTCGCGGTCGCCGCGCTCGTCTACCGGCTCGCCGCGTCGCGCGGGCGGCTCGCGTTACCGCTGCTGCTGCTTGCCGGCATCGCGATCAACGCGCTGGCGGGCGCGGCGATCGGGCTGCTCACCTTCGTCGCCGACGATGCGCAGCTGCGCTCGCTGACGTTCTGGAGCCTCGGCAGCCTCGGCGGCGCGCAATGGTCGGCGCTGGCGGCCGTCGCGCCGTGCGTCGCGCTCGGCTGCGTGCTGCTCGCGCGCGAACGCGAGGCGCTGAACGCGCTGCAGCTTGGCGAAACCGAGGCGCTGCACCTCGGCGTGCCGGTGCAGCGCCTCAAGCGCCGCGTGCTCGTCGCGGTCGCGCTCGCGATCGGCGCGCTCGTGTCGTGCGCCGGCATCATCGGCTTCATCGGGCTCGTCGCGCCGCACTGCGTGCGCCTCGCATGCGGGCCCGACCAGCGGATCGTGCTGCCCGGCGCCGCGCTGCTCGGCGCGCTGCTGACGCTCGCCGCCGATCTTGCCGCGCGCACCGTCGCCGCGCCGGCCGAGATTCCGCTCGGCGTGCTGACCGCCCTGCTCGGCGCGCCGTTCTTTCTCGCGCTGCTGTGGAAAAGCCGCGGCGCGCTCGGCGGCTAG